GGCGTCAAGGTGCTGATGCTGGCTCTCGCGGACGGCCCGCGTTCGGTCTGGAACAATGCCCGGCCGATCCGTACGCCGGCGGACATGAATGGTCTGACGATCCGCGTGCCGGAAAACCCCATCATGCTCGATACCTTCCAGGCGCTCGGCGCGTTGCCGACGCCGATGCCCTTTGGTGAAGTCTATATGGCGGCCAAGCAGGGCGTGATCGATGGCGGTGAATCGCCGCCTTACGCGCTGGGTGAATTCCGTGCTTGGGAAGTTGGCAAATACTTCAGCCTCGACATGCACACCTCGGGCCATGCGGTGCTCGCCATCAATGCCGACTGGTACAACTCGCTTCCCGAAAACTACCAGGCGGCCCTTGAGGAAGCGTCGGCGGAATCCGTCGCCTGGTTCAATGTCGAACTGGAGAAGGCCAACGAGCAGGCGATGACTGACGCGGCCTCCCATGGCATGGAAATCAACGAAGTGGACGACCTTGATGCCTTCCGCGAGGCCGTTGCTCCTGTCTACGCAAAGTACGCGCCAATTGTCGGCGGGGAAGCCGCTATCCAGGCTGTGATCGACACGCCCTGATGGCCTTTTCGGGAGGGGCTGGTTCGCCGGCTCCTCCCCCTTTCAAAATGGGAGGAGCCATTTCATGCTCTCGCGTTTTCTCAAACGGCTGGATGCCGTTGTCATGGCCGTCAGCATGGTGGGACTTGTCACCTTGTTCGTGGTCACCTTGCTTCAGGTTTTCATGCGCTACGTCGCGCGGGTACCCTTCGTTTGGTCCTACGAGTTCCTGAGCCTGGTTTTTCTGTTCACCAGCGCTCTCGTCGGCGCCATCGTGCTCGGTCGCAAGGAACATTTCACGGTTCCCATGATCGCCGATGCGCTCGGTCCGCGTGGCAAGCTCTGGTTTGAACTGTTCTCGATCGGTGGCTGCGCGGTGTTCTCGCTGATCATTGCCATCGATGGGTTCCGTGTCGCCTGGCGCTTGCGCAACACAACGACACCCGTGCTCGGCATCAGCGAGGCAATCCCCAATCTCATTCTGCCTGTCATGGGCGTCTACATGCTGCTCCACACGATCAACCATCTCCACCAGTCGGTCTATGCCCTAACGCGCAAGGAGGGTCAGGCCCAATGATTGCAATCATCGTCTTCGTCGCGATGGCGGTCTATCTGCTGCTCAATATACCGGTGCCCGTTGCCGTTTCGCTGTCGGCCATGACCGCCATGACCCTCAATGGCGGCATGGATCTGCAGGTCGTCGTGCAGCGCATGTTCTATGGCCTGAATAACTACATCTATCTGGCCATTCCGCTCTTCGTGCTGCTCGGTCAGATCATGATGACGGCCAAGATCACCGAGCGCCTTGTCGATTTCGCGCTTGTCCTGGTTGGTCATATGCGTGGCGGTTTGGCCCAGGTGGCCGTCGTCGCCTGTGCTGTCATGTCTTCAATCTCGGGGTCGTCCTCGGCGGACGCCGCGGCGACGGGCGCAGTGCTCGGACCGTCCATGGTCAAGCAGGGTTATTCGCCCGGCTTCGCTTCGGCAGTGATTGGA
This sequence is a window from Devosia ginsengisoli. Protein-coding genes within it:
- a CDS encoding TRAP transporter small permease, which translates into the protein MLSRFLKRLDAVVMAVSMVGLVTLFVVTLLQVFMRYVARVPFVWSYEFLSLVFLFTSALVGAIVLGRKEHFTVPMIADALGPRGKLWFELFSIGGCAVFSLIIAIDGFRVAWRLRNTTTPVLGISEAIPNLILPVMGVYMLLHTINHLHQSVYALTRKEGQAQ
- a CDS encoding TRAP transporter substrate-binding protein produces the protein MAATAIISVLPMLPAHAQQTFDATLASVNSPDFLTVQAMQMFIDLAREKTEGGVNFNLAANGQMGSQKETYEQVMGGIIEAAHVSGSVFGASLPELQLLQLPFLYRDNAHMVRVVSGEIGQGLYDKLEEATGVKVLMLALADGPRSVWNNARPIRTPADMNGLTIRVPENPIMLDTFQALGALPTPMPFGEVYMAAKQGVIDGGESPPYALGEFRAWEVGKYFSLDMHTSGHAVLAINADWYNSLPENYQAALEEASAESVAWFNVELEKANEQAMTDAASHGMEINEVDDLDAFREAVAPVYAKYAPIVGGEAAIQAVIDTP